A single genomic interval of Mycolicibacterium holsaticum DSM 44478 = JCM 12374 harbors:
- a CDS encoding helix-turn-helix transcriptional regulator, producing the protein MVHVAKNDAARPLPGRREECATLDRLIATVRSARSQVLVLRGEAGVGKSALLGYVTDHVPGFRVLRAAGVESEMELAFAGLQQLCAPLLDHSDALPTPQRDAVGTAFGRSAGPAPDRFLVGLAVLSLMAAAARDQPLICLVDDAQWVDLVSMQTLAFVARRLLAEPIALVFAARDNTADELSGLPTLAVGGLRPDDARALLDSVIPGRLDERVRDRIVAETRGNPLALLELPRDLPAAELAGGFGRPDARPLDSQIEQAFVRRIESLPAQTQRLLLTAAAEPVGDAVLLIRAAQRLGDTLDAAAPAEAAGLIDIGTSVRFRHPLVRSAAYRAANPEQRRAVHQALAEATDPASDPDRRAWHLANAAAGPDEDVAAELERSAGRAQARGGIAAAAAFLERATELTMDPALRGVRALAAAQAKRDAAALDGADELLTVAATAPLDALQRARLTRLQAQIVFAKSRGGETSKSVSDTAVGLLHAAKGLETLDDRLARETYLEAMGAAMHGGRLCPLGGAVEVAEPARLAPPGPQPPRPIDLLLEGLSTRVTDGHAACVPTLRVALDLLRAEIDRGGPELMNWLWLAFPVAQESAVHELWDDDMWHYLATNAVRMARTAGTLAVLPVTLAYRAGVHVQAGELATASELLAEADAITAATGYVPVKFPALMLSAWRGVEAEAMELIDAATADATARGDGRLAGLASYATAVLNNGLGRYDVARVAGERACDHEDLGLFGWSLVELIEAATRSDEQSAAMKALAALEERTLASETDWARGIFARSKALLASDGSAEPLYREAIERLGATRIAVQLARARLVYGEWLRRCNRRADARAQLRSAHEFFVDMGAEAFAERARRELAATGEKVRRRPVGSGEPLTAQEAQIARLVSDGLTNSEIAAQLFISAHTVDWHLRKVFAKLGISSRRQLRGAAPNF; encoded by the coding sequence GTGGTCCACGTGGCGAAGAACGATGCGGCGCGTCCCCTACCCGGCCGACGTGAGGAATGCGCGACCCTGGACCGCCTGATCGCGACGGTCCGCTCCGCACGCAGCCAGGTCCTGGTTCTGCGCGGTGAGGCAGGCGTGGGCAAGAGTGCGCTGCTGGGATATGTGACCGATCATGTCCCGGGCTTCCGCGTCCTGCGGGCCGCGGGCGTGGAGTCGGAGATGGAGCTCGCGTTCGCCGGGCTGCAGCAGCTCTGCGCGCCGCTGTTGGACCACAGCGATGCGCTGCCCACGCCGCAACGCGACGCAGTGGGCACCGCGTTCGGTCGTAGCGCCGGCCCGGCGCCCGACCGCTTCCTGGTCGGCCTGGCGGTGTTGAGCCTGATGGCCGCCGCGGCCCGCGACCAGCCGCTGATCTGCCTGGTCGACGACGCGCAATGGGTGGACCTGGTCTCCATGCAGACCCTCGCGTTCGTCGCCCGCCGTCTGCTGGCCGAGCCGATCGCGCTGGTCTTCGCGGCGCGCGACAACACCGCCGACGAGTTGAGCGGCCTGCCCACCCTGGCGGTGGGCGGGCTGCGGCCCGATGACGCTCGCGCGCTGCTCGATTCGGTCATCCCCGGACGTCTTGACGAGCGGGTGCGTGACCGGATCGTCGCCGAGACACGCGGCAATCCGCTGGCCCTGCTCGAGCTTCCGCGCGACCTGCCGGCAGCAGAGTTGGCAGGCGGCTTCGGGCGTCCCGATGCGCGGCCCCTGGACAGCCAGATCGAGCAGGCCTTTGTGCGCCGCATCGAGTCGCTTCCGGCGCAGACCCAGCGGCTGCTGCTTACCGCGGCGGCCGAACCGGTCGGCGACGCCGTGCTATTGATACGGGCCGCGCAACGGCTCGGGGACACCCTCGACGCGGCCGCGCCCGCCGAAGCGGCCGGGCTGATCGACATCGGCACCTCGGTGCGGTTCCGCCACCCGCTGGTGCGCTCTGCCGCCTACCGCGCCGCGAACCCCGAGCAGCGCAGGGCCGTTCATCAGGCGCTGGCCGAAGCGACCGATCCCGCATCCGATCCCGACCGTCGCGCATGGCACCTCGCCAACGCCGCGGCCGGACCCGATGAAGATGTGGCGGCCGAACTCGAACGGTCGGCGGGCCGTGCGCAGGCCCGCGGTGGAATCGCCGCCGCGGCAGCCTTTCTCGAACGCGCCACCGAACTGACCATGGATCCGGCGCTTCGCGGTGTGCGCGCACTCGCGGCGGCCCAGGCCAAGCGTGACGCGGCGGCACTCGACGGCGCAGACGAACTGCTCACCGTCGCGGCGACCGCACCGTTGGATGCGCTGCAGCGCGCCCGGCTGACGCGGCTGCAGGCCCAGATCGTCTTCGCCAAGAGCCGGGGTGGCGAAACGTCGAAGTCGGTCTCCGACACCGCGGTGGGTCTGCTGCACGCGGCAAAAGGGCTCGAAACGCTCGACGACCGGTTGGCGCGCGAAACGTATCTGGAAGCCATGGGTGCCGCGATGCACGGCGGCAGGCTCTGTCCGCTCGGAGGAGCGGTGGAGGTGGCCGAGCCGGCACGGCTGGCTCCACCGGGTCCGCAGCCGCCGCGGCCGATCGACCTGCTGCTGGAGGGTCTCTCGACGCGGGTGACCGACGGCCACGCGGCGTGCGTGCCGACCCTGCGCGTCGCGCTGGACCTGCTGCGCGCCGAGATCGACCGCGGTGGCCCGGAGCTGATGAACTGGCTGTGGCTGGCGTTTCCCGTCGCCCAGGAGTCGGCCGTACACGAGCTGTGGGACGACGACATGTGGCACTACCTGGCCACCAATGCGGTCCGAATGGCCCGCACCGCAGGCACATTGGCGGTTCTTCCGGTCACGCTGGCCTACCGTGCGGGGGTGCACGTACAGGCAGGCGAACTGGCCACGGCGTCCGAACTGCTCGCCGAGGCCGACGCCATCACGGCCGCAACCGGATACGTCCCGGTCAAGTTCCCTGCGCTGATGCTGTCCGCGTGGCGTGGTGTCGAAGCCGAAGCGATGGAGCTGATCGACGCCGCGACCGCCGATGCGACCGCCCGCGGCGACGGTCGGCTGGCCGGCTTGGCCAGCTACGCCACCGCCGTGCTCAACAACGGGCTCGGCCGATATGACGTCGCGCGGGTCGCCGGTGAAAGGGCCTGTGACCACGAAGATCTCGGTCTCTTCGGCTGGTCCTTGGTGGAGCTGATCGAGGCGGCGACCCGCAGTGACGAGCAGTCGGCGGCGATGAAGGCACTCGCGGCGCTCGAAGAGCGCACGCTCGCCAGTGAAACCGACTGGGCCCGAGGCATCTTCGCCCGGTCAAAGGCGCTGCTGGCGTCCGACGGTTCGGCCGAGCCGCTGTATCGCGAGGCGATCGAACGGCTCGGCGCCACCAGGATAGCCGTGCAGCTGGCGCGTGCAAGGCTCGTCTACGGGGAATGGCTGCGCCGCTGCAACAGGCGCGCCGATGCCCGTGCCCAATTGCGAAGCGCTCACGAGTTCTTCGTGGACATGGGTGCAGAAGCCTTCGCCGAGCGGGCGCGCCGGGAGCTTGCGGCGACGGGGGAGAAGGTGCGTCGCCGCCCGGTCGGGTCGGGGGAGCCGCTGACCGCCCAGGAGGCTCAGATCGCCCGGCTGGTCAGTGACGGTCTGACGAACTCCGAGATCGCCGCGCAGTTGTTCATCAGCGCGCACACGGTCGACTGGCATCTCCGAAAGGTGTTCGCCAAGTTGGGTATTTCGTCACGACGTCAACTTCGCGGCGCCGCACCGAACTTCTGA
- a CDS encoding NAD(P)H-binding protein — translation MSGSPEYLVTGAGGAIGGVSSSVVELLVERGADVRALVHSDSERADALRALGAQVVVGDLTEPADVVSAMRGVRRMFFNMGVSSRYLEATAIASAAARDHGGLDTIVNMSQMTVSQMTLTSTGESRQHRLHWLAERVLDWSGLPVVHVRPTVFIDNPLFTFLNAESVRERHTLALPFGDGRTSPVAAADVAAVVATLLAEPQSHHQRIYELTGPDLLDIDGLAQSFARGLHQQVTGVDVAHDEWVEHTLARAGLAPHVHQHIATMARLHRAGRYSRLTDDVEAVTGRPAVSVERYIATHPQKFGAAPRS, via the coding sequence ATGAGCGGGTCACCGGAGTACTTGGTCACCGGCGCCGGTGGCGCCATCGGCGGGGTCAGCAGTTCGGTTGTCGAGTTGCTGGTCGAACGCGGCGCCGACGTACGGGCGCTGGTGCATTCCGACAGCGAGCGCGCCGATGCGCTGCGCGCGCTGGGCGCGCAGGTCGTGGTCGGCGATCTCACCGAACCCGCCGACGTCGTCTCCGCGATGCGCGGGGTGCGACGGATGTTCTTCAACATGGGCGTCTCGTCGCGCTATCTGGAAGCCACTGCGATCGCCAGCGCCGCTGCCCGCGATCACGGCGGTCTCGACACCATCGTCAACATGTCGCAGATGACGGTTTCGCAGATGACGCTGACCAGCACCGGAGAATCCCGTCAGCACCGGCTGCACTGGCTGGCCGAACGGGTGCTGGACTGGTCCGGTCTGCCCGTCGTACACGTTCGACCCACGGTGTTCATCGACAACCCGCTGTTCACCTTCCTGAACGCCGAGTCGGTTCGCGAACGCCACACGCTCGCGCTACCGTTCGGTGACGGCCGGACGTCGCCGGTCGCCGCCGCGGACGTCGCAGCGGTGGTCGCGACGCTGCTTGCCGAACCGCAGAGCCATCACCAGCGGATCTACGAGCTCACGGGCCCAGACCTTCTCGACATCGACGGTCTGGCGCAAAGCTTCGCCCGTGGCCTGCATCAACAGGTGACCGGAGTCGACGTCGCGCACGACGAATGGGTCGAGCACACCCTGGCGCGCGCCGGGCTGGCCCCACACGTCCACCAGCACATCGCCACCATGGCGCGCCTTCATCGGGCCGGTCGGTACAGCCGGCTCACCGACGACGTCGAAGCGGTGACGGGCAGGCCCGCGGTGTCCGTCGAGCGGTACATCGCGACACACCCTCAGAAGTTCGGTGCGGCGCCGCGAAGTTGA
- a CDS encoding nitroreductase, with product MDVYQAVRTRRAVRGFTDRPVPRETLERVLTAAAWAPSGSNMQPWRVFVVTGAPLAQLKKLAVERVAAGDPWDERQYEMYPPKPKSPYAERRSAFGKERYSALGIAREDWEARQRAAIANWDCFGASAALFCYIDRDLGAPQWADAGMYLQTVMLLLRAEGLHSCPQMAWSQVRTTVAEVVKPPAELILFCGMSIGYQDVALASPRTGRAPLDETVTFITD from the coding sequence ATGGACGTCTATCAGGCCGTCAGAACCCGACGGGCGGTTCGCGGCTTCACCGACCGGCCCGTCCCGAGGGAGACCCTCGAACGCGTGCTGACCGCGGCGGCCTGGGCGCCGTCCGGGTCGAACATGCAGCCGTGGCGCGTGTTCGTGGTGACGGGCGCACCGCTGGCCCAGCTCAAGAAGCTCGCCGTGGAACGGGTGGCCGCGGGTGACCCATGGGACGAGCGACAGTACGAGATGTACCCGCCCAAGCCGAAATCCCCATACGCCGAACGTCGGTCGGCGTTCGGCAAAGAGCGCTACAGCGCGCTCGGCATCGCCAGGGAGGACTGGGAGGCACGGCAGCGGGCCGCCATCGCGAACTGGGACTGCTTCGGCGCCTCCGCTGCGCTGTTCTGCTACATCGACCGCGACCTCGGCGCGCCGCAATGGGCCGATGCCGGCATGTATCTGCAGACCGTCATGTTGTTGCTGCGTGCCGAGGGTTTGCACAGCTGTCCGCAAATGGCCTGGTCGCAGGTTCGCACGACGGTCGCCGAGGTGGTGAAGCCACCGGCCGAGCTGATCCTTTTCTGCGGGATGTCCATCGGCTACCAGGACGTCGCACTGGCTTCGCCCCGCACGGGCCGCGCCCCGCTCGACGAGACGGTCACCTTCATCACCGACTAG
- a CDS encoding helix-turn-helix transcriptional regulator, whose protein sequence is MTDGGGAQRLLGRVTECDILRSLLADVTSGTSRVLLLRGEAGVGKSALLDYVAAQASDLRRVHVAGVESDMELAFAGLQQLCAPLMAYADDLPKPQREALGVAFGRGVGPTPDRFLVGLAVLSLLAAAANDEPLLCLIDDAQWLDQVSVQTLAFVARRLMAEPVALIFAARSGSAETLTGLEELAIGALSIGDSHALLDSVVMGPIDERVRDRIVAETRGIPLALLEVPRNVSATELAGGFWNPGVRPSAGQIEEGFVRRIQVLPADTRRLLLVAAAEPVGDVALFLRVAAQLDIPVDALGPAEAAGVIEFGARMRFHHPLVRSAAYRAADLADRRAIHGALAEATDPQLDPDRRAWHAANAAAGPDDAVAAELEASADRAQTRGGVAAAAAFLERATGMTSDPALRVARAIAAAQAKWQAAAPAAAHELLAVAELGPLSELQRAQVARLRAQMEFARSRGGDVGAPSLREPATRLLDAARRLEDLDDELARDAYLEALAAAMYAGRLGEPTAMTAVADAACVAVRRVPKLHRPIDLLLSGMADRIAGGPRAGAEAMRTALELMCARGHRDAGQALRWMTLGLAIVQESATGELWDDELYHQLAGDVVRQARDAGALAVLPPALAYRAGVHVLAGEFTTAATLIEEAASITASTGYAPLRYHALSLAVWRGSPGTAGLLESAAAEATARGEGRVLGLTGYLAAVLYNGLGRYQDAFVSARRACEFEDLGFFGWCLTELIEAAVHTGQQQAAAAALQRLEEHAGGSGTDWGLGMLAGAQALLADDDQADDLFTDAIERLERTRIAVFLARTHLRYGEWLRRMNRRVDARTHLNQAHEMFTRMGAEAFAERARRELTATGEKTRRKSGGSGDALTAQEAQIARLASEGLTNQEIGAQLFISTHTVEWHLRKVFVKLGVTSRRQLRKVSWAS, encoded by the coding sequence ATGACGGACGGCGGCGGTGCACAGCGCCTGCTCGGTCGCGTCACCGAGTGCGACATTCTGCGCAGCCTGCTTGCCGACGTCACGTCCGGAACCAGCCGGGTGCTGCTGCTGCGCGGTGAGGCCGGTGTCGGCAAGTCCGCCTTGCTCGATTACGTCGCCGCACAGGCCTCGGACCTTCGCCGCGTCCATGTGGCCGGTGTGGAGTCCGATATGGAGCTCGCGTTCGCCGGCCTTCAGCAGCTGTGCGCACCGCTGATGGCGTACGCCGACGACCTGCCGAAGCCGCAGCGCGAGGCGCTGGGTGTGGCGTTCGGCCGCGGGGTGGGACCGACACCGGACCGCTTCCTGGTCGGCCTGGCCGTGCTGAGCCTGCTGGCCGCCGCCGCCAACGACGAACCGCTGCTGTGCCTGATCGACGACGCGCAATGGCTCGACCAGGTTTCGGTGCAGACGCTGGCGTTCGTGGCGCGGCGGCTGATGGCCGAGCCGGTGGCGCTGATCTTCGCGGCCCGGTCAGGCAGCGCCGAGACGCTGACCGGGCTCGAGGAACTTGCGATCGGCGCGTTGTCGATCGGCGACTCGCACGCCCTGTTGGACTCCGTCGTCATGGGCCCGATCGACGAGCGGGTGCGCGACCGCATCGTCGCCGAGACCAGAGGCATCCCCCTGGCGCTGCTGGAGGTGCCCCGCAACGTCTCGGCAACCGAACTCGCGGGCGGGTTCTGGAACCCCGGCGTGCGGCCGTCGGCCGGGCAGATCGAAGAAGGGTTCGTCCGCCGAATTCAGGTCCTGCCCGCCGACACCCGCCGGTTGTTGCTTGTCGCGGCGGCAGAACCGGTCGGTGACGTGGCGCTGTTTCTGCGGGTGGCCGCGCAGCTCGACATCCCGGTCGACGCGTTGGGTCCCGCCGAGGCCGCCGGGGTGATCGAATTCGGCGCGCGCATGCGGTTCCATCATCCGCTGGTGCGATCGGCCGCATACCGGGCCGCCGACCTGGCCGACCGCCGGGCCATCCACGGTGCGCTGGCCGAGGCCACCGATCCGCAGCTCGACCCGGACCGCAGAGCCTGGCACGCCGCAAACGCCGCCGCGGGACCCGACGACGCGGTGGCCGCCGAACTGGAAGCCTCCGCCGACCGGGCCCAGACCCGGGGCGGCGTGGCCGCCGCGGCCGCGTTTCTCGAGCGTGCGACGGGGATGACGTCGGACCCGGCGCTGCGCGTGGCGCGGGCGATCGCAGCGGCGCAGGCCAAATGGCAGGCCGCCGCACCGGCGGCCGCCCACGAACTGCTCGCGGTCGCCGAACTGGGACCCCTGTCCGAGCTGCAGCGCGCTCAGGTGGCGCGGCTGCGTGCGCAGATGGAGTTCGCCCGCAGCCGCGGCGGTGACGTCGGGGCCCCGTCGCTGCGGGAACCCGCCACGCGGTTGCTCGACGCGGCGCGGCGCCTCGAGGACCTCGACGACGAACTGGCCCGCGACGCCTACCTCGAAGCGCTCGCCGCCGCCATGTACGCCGGCCGGCTCGGTGAGCCGACGGCGATGACGGCCGTGGCCGACGCGGCATGCGTTGCGGTGCGCCGAGTGCCCAAGCTGCACCGCCCCATCGATCTGCTGCTCAGCGGCATGGCCGACCGGATCGCCGGCGGCCCGCGGGCCGGCGCCGAGGCGATGCGCACCGCGCTGGAACTGATGTGCGCACGCGGTCATCGGGACGCGGGCCAGGCGCTGCGCTGGATGACGTTGGGGCTGGCGATCGTTCAGGAGTCGGCCACCGGCGAGCTGTGGGACGACGAGCTCTACCACCAGCTGGCCGGCGACGTCGTCCGGCAGGCCCGCGATGCCGGCGCACTGGCCGTCCTTCCGCCCGCCCTTGCCTACCGCGCAGGCGTACACGTTCTGGCGGGTGAATTCACCACGGCGGCAACGCTTATCGAAGAGGCTGCGTCGATCACCGCGTCGACGGGGTACGCCCCGCTCCGATACCACGCCCTGTCGCTGGCGGTGTGGCGGGGAAGCCCGGGGACCGCAGGCCTGCTCGAGTCGGCCGCCGCCGAGGCCACCGCCAGGGGGGAGGGCCGCGTGCTCGGACTGACCGGCTACCTCGCCGCGGTGCTCTACAACGGGCTCGGCCGGTACCAGGACGCGTTCGTCAGCGCGCGGCGGGCATGCGAGTTCGAAGATCTCGGCTTCTTCGGTTGGTGCCTGACCGAACTGATCGAAGCCGCGGTGCACACCGGCCAACAGCAGGCCGCTGCGGCGGCGCTGCAGCGTCTCGAAGAACACGCCGGTGGCAGCGGAACCGATTGGGGGCTGGGCATGTTGGCCGGCGCACAAGCGCTGTTGGCCGACGACGATCAGGCCGACGACCTGTTCACCGACGCGATCGAACGCCTCGAGCGCACCCGTATCGCGGTGTTCCTCGCCCGCACGCATCTGCGCTACGGGGAATGGTTGCGCCGGATGAACCGCCGCGTCGACGCCCGCACCCACCTCAACCAAGCCCACGAGATGTTCACCCGGATGGGCGCGGAGGCGTTCGCTGAACGCGCCCGGAGGGAACTGACCGCCACCGGCGAGAAGACACGGAGGAAATCCGGCGGCTCCGGTGATGCGCTGACGGCTCAGGAGGCCCAGATCGCGCGGCTGGCCAGCGAGGGGCTGACGAATCAGGAGATCGGCGCACAGCTGTTCATCAGCACGCACACCGTCGAGTGGCATCTGCGCAAGGTGTTCGTCAAGCTCGGCGTCACCTCGCGCCGCCAGCTGCGCAAAGTCTCGTGGGCTAGCTAG
- a CDS encoding sigma-70 family RNA polymerase sigma factor, translating into MKVVAGGAAEPEHGLAARFAREAEPHFDVLARRARRLARSEADADDLLQDTLLHAYAGFHTFRDGSNLKAWLFRILYNRWVSTHRRKQRRPVEVSVAAITEHDLVHRSAEAEVLDALPDTDVKTALDALPEGFRQAVYYADIQGYTFAETAELLDIPMGTVMSRVSRARHRLRIALAPAPARIA; encoded by the coding sequence ATGAAAGTCGTCGCAGGCGGCGCAGCCGAACCGGAGCACGGACTGGCGGCCCGCTTCGCCAGGGAAGCCGAACCGCACTTCGACGTCCTGGCGCGGCGCGCGCGCCGGCTGGCCCGCAGCGAAGCCGACGCCGACGACCTGCTGCAGGACACCCTGTTGCACGCATACGCGGGCTTTCACACCTTCCGCGATGGCAGCAACCTCAAGGCGTGGCTGTTCCGGATCCTCTACAACCGTTGGGTCAGCACGCACCGCCGCAAACAACGCCGCCCCGTGGAGGTTTCGGTCGCGGCCATCACCGAGCACGACTTGGTCCATCGGTCCGCCGAAGCCGAAGTGCTCGATGCGTTGCCCGACACGGACGTCAAGACGGCCCTGGACGCGCTGCCCGAGGGTTTTCGTCAGGCGGTCTACTACGCCGACATCCAGGGCTACACCTTCGCCGAAACCGCCGAGCTGCTGGACATCCCGATGGGCACCGTGATGTCGCGGGTGTCACGGGCCCGCCACCGGCTGCGCATCGCCCTGGCCCCCGCCCCAGCCCGTATCGCCTGA
- a CDS encoding SDR family NAD(P)-dependent oxidoreductase, whose protein sequence is MELTNYTALVTGGTAGIGRACAALLAAEGASVIITGRDRTRGQAAAEQIGANARFIRADLSDLESVQNLVRQAGDVDILINNAASFPGAPTIEQDVASFEKTFDTNVRGTYFLAAGLVTGMLERGHGCIVNVTSMVASKGVPGASTYSASKAAVESLTRTWAAEFGRYGVRVNAVAPGPTKTEGVAAEWGETNEELGRSLPLGRTADPEEIADAVLFLASPRASFITGSTLHADGGGSAI, encoded by the coding sequence ATGGAACTCACCAACTACACGGCGCTGGTCACCGGTGGCACCGCCGGAATCGGCCGGGCCTGCGCGGCGCTGCTGGCGGCCGAAGGCGCCTCGGTCATCATCACCGGAAGAGACCGCACCCGTGGCCAGGCCGCCGCAGAGCAGATCGGCGCGAACGCCCGCTTCATCCGGGCCGACCTCTCGGATCTGGAGTCGGTGCAAAACCTTGTCCGCCAGGCCGGTGACGTCGACATCCTGATCAACAACGCGGCCAGCTTCCCGGGCGCCCCGACGATCGAACAAGACGTCGCCTCGTTCGAGAAGACGTTTGACACCAACGTCCGCGGCACTTACTTCCTGGCGGCCGGTCTGGTGACGGGCATGCTCGAACGCGGGCACGGGTGCATCGTCAACGTCACCAGCATGGTCGCGTCCAAAGGCGTTCCCGGCGCATCCACCTACAGCGCCTCCAAGGCCGCCGTCGAGTCGCTGACCCGCACCTGGGCCGCCGAGTTCGGCAGGTACGGCGTGCGCGTCAACGCCGTCGCACCCGGTCCCACCAAAACCGAAGGGGTGGCGGCGGAGTGGGGCGAAACCAACGAGGAACTCGGCCGCTCGCTGCCGTTGGGCCGCACCGCCGATCCCGAGGAGATCGCCGACGCGGTGCTCTTCCTCGCCTCGCCCCGCGCGAGTTTCATCACCGGATCCACCCTGCACGCCGACGGCGGCGGCAGCGCAATCTGA
- a CDS encoding cupin domain-containing protein, which yields MSKEYDPSWQTAFTVVQETKAPLISDAAHAMTVVVEYPPGSAGAPPHRHPGGPAFGYMLEGEMLFELEGEPPRVLRAGEAFWEPGGDVIHYSDANHRDDIASRFVVTMFCAPDQPMIVLVDDEELAAREHLRVGRS from the coding sequence ATGTCCAAGGAATACGACCCGTCCTGGCAGACGGCGTTCACCGTGGTGCAAGAGACCAAGGCGCCGCTCATATCCGACGCCGCGCACGCCATGACCGTCGTCGTCGAGTACCCGCCCGGCAGCGCGGGCGCCCCGCCGCACCGGCACCCGGGCGGACCGGCGTTCGGGTACATGCTCGAAGGCGAGATGCTGTTCGAGCTCGAGGGTGAGCCGCCGCGGGTGCTCAGGGCCGGTGAAGCGTTCTGGGAACCCGGCGGCGACGTCATCCACTATTCGGACGCCAACCACCGCGACGACATCGCGAGCCGGTTCGTGGTCACGATGTTCTGCGCGCCGGATCAGCCGATGATCGTTCTCGTCGACGACGAGGAACTTGCCGCCCGCGAGCACCTACGCGTTGGCCGGAGCTGA
- a CDS encoding DUF899 domain-containing protein gives MTKHAAMPPVVDHDTWRAALDELRAREKAATRELDAIAAQRRRLPMVEMPDYTLIGEHGPLRLADVFEGRSQLIVYHHMWTDGAQWQCGGCTGFTSQFTRLEFLDNYDARFVIVTNGPIEEALAYRDKVGNRMDWYSSSLSPFGADVDAPPGGGFGVNVFLRATGPSGEDQVYRTWHTNGRGTEQLSHTFPLIDLLPWGRQEDWQDSPDGWPQGPAYAGWLDSPDIAAQYG, from the coding sequence ATGACCAAACACGCCGCGATGCCGCCCGTCGTCGACCACGACACCTGGCGTGCGGCCCTCGACGAGCTGCGCGCGCGGGAGAAGGCCGCGACCCGTGAGCTGGATGCGATCGCCGCCCAGCGCCGGCGGCTGCCCATGGTGGAAATGCCCGACTACACCTTGATCGGCGAACACGGGCCGCTGCGCCTGGCCGACGTGTTCGAGGGGCGCTCGCAGCTGATCGTCTACCACCACATGTGGACCGACGGCGCGCAGTGGCAGTGCGGTGGCTGTACCGGTTTCACGTCCCAGTTCACCCGGCTGGAGTTCCTCGACAACTACGACGCCCGCTTTGTCATCGTCACCAACGGGCCGATCGAGGAGGCGCTGGCGTATCGCGACAAGGTGGGCAACCGGATGGACTGGTACTCGTCGTCGCTGAGCCCGTTCGGCGCCGACGTCGACGCCCCGCCCGGCGGCGGTTTCGGGGTCAACGTGTTCCTACGCGCGACGGGTCCGTCGGGCGAGGACCAGGTGTACCGCACGTGGCACACCAACGGCCGCGGCACCGAACAGCTCAGCCACACGTTCCCGCTCATCGATTTGCTGCCGTGGGGTCGCCAGGAGGACTGGCAGGACTCACCCGACGGCTGGCCACAAGGCCCGGCGTATGCCGGCTGGTTGGACTCACCCGATATCGCCGCGCAGTACGGCTAG
- a CDS encoding M42 family metallopeptidase: protein MSDQYQLRRALLQELLWAYGPCGQEQAVREICRRELEPHVDEVWIDPAGNLIGLIRADHRGDDGPATRVMAHLDELSMLVKRVESDGTVHLTPLGTMYPGNFGLGPVVLLGDRQTVCGVLTLGSEHTTKESLRIWETKPDQGDKSLDWMHVYVFTGHTPEELTDAGVQPGTRVCIDRSKRTLVDIGDGYLGSYFLDDRAPVTALLETARVLHDRRPAHDVYLVFTTSEEIGGVGGSYAGRILPGDLTIALEVGPTEAEYATSVRGGPIVGYSDEQCVYDKDVADALMGIGLDLGLSPQAAVLGAFESDASHAKSTGLTPRAGLLCVPTLSTHGYEVIARQAIPNMAQLLTEFLVRPG, encoded by the coding sequence GTGTCCGATCAATATCAACTACGCCGCGCCCTGCTGCAGGAGCTGCTGTGGGCGTACGGGCCGTGCGGCCAGGAGCAGGCGGTGCGCGAAATCTGCCGTCGAGAGCTCGAACCGCACGTCGACGAGGTGTGGATCGACCCGGCCGGAAACCTGATCGGTCTGATCCGCGCAGACCATCGCGGCGACGACGGGCCGGCGACCCGGGTGATGGCCCACCTGGACGAGTTGTCGATGCTGGTCAAACGTGTCGAGAGCGACGGCACCGTGCACCTGACGCCGTTGGGCACGATGTACCCGGGCAACTTCGGGCTCGGCCCGGTGGTGTTGCTCGGTGACCGTCAGACGGTGTGCGGCGTGCTGACGTTGGGTTCCGAGCACACCACCAAGGAAAGCCTGCGGATCTGGGAGACCAAACCCGACCAGGGCGACAAATCGCTGGACTGGATGCACGTCTACGTCTTCACCGGCCACACCCCCGAGGAATTGACCGACGCCGGGGTGCAGCCTGGCACCCGGGTGTGCATCGACCGCAGCAAGCGCACGCTCGTCGACATCGGCGACGGCTACCTGGGCAGCTATTTCCTCGACGACCGCGCCCCGGTGACCGCGCTGCTGGAAACCGCGCGTGTGCTGCACGACCGCCGCCCGGCCCACGACGTGTACCTGGTGTTCACCACCAGCGAGGAGATCGGCGGCGTGGGCGGCTCCTACGCCGGCCGGATCCTGCCCGGCGACCTCACCATCGCGCTCGAGGTCGGCCCGACCGAGGCGGAGTACGCCACCTCGGTGCGCGGCGGCCCGATCGTCGGATACAGCGACGAGCAATGCGTCTACGACAAGGACGTCGCCGACGCGTTGATGGGCATCGGGCTGGACCTGGGGCTGTCACCGCAGGCGGCGGTGCTCGGCGCGTTCGAATCCGACGCCTCACACGCCAAGAGCACCGGGCTCACCCCGCGCGCCGGGTTGCTGTGCGTGCCGACGCTGAGCACCCATGGCTACGAAGTCATTGCCCGCCAAGCGATTCCGAATATGGCCCAGCTGCTGACCGAGTTCCTGGTGCGGCCCGGCTAG